In Quercus robur chromosome 11, dhQueRobu3.1, whole genome shotgun sequence, the following proteins share a genomic window:
- the LOC126707375 gene encoding L-type lectin-domain containing receptor kinase S.4-like, with the protein MAERLKLFFWVFFVLLPNPGKSQLDELFFNGFKGVDVASNLSLNGAAQIQDNGVLQLTNKTQRLLGHAFYSNPIQFKNSTDGKAFSFSTSFAFAMVPEYAKLGGHGLAFTISPTKEIPGALPSQYLGLLNNTDLGNFTNHIFAVEFDTVQDFGFRDINDNHVGIDINSLVSNKSAPAAYFDVTNSSIQVLNLKSGQVIQAWIEYDSQSNQLDVKLSPSSTKPRSPLLSFHVDLSLILQESMYVGFSSSTGLLSSSHYITGWSFKMNGEAKSLSLDQLPPLPAESKRNDNTGVIVGVSVSAALVIILVSGLAFYLIRKIKKADVIEAWELDIGPHRFSYKELEKATRGFRDNELLGFGGFGRVYKGTLSNSNTQVAVKRISHESKQGLQAFISEIASIGRLQHRNLVQLFGWCRRGADLLLVYDFMPNGSLDKYIFDEPKTILSWKQRFSIIKGVASGLLYLHEEWEQTVIHRDIKAGNVLLDSELNARLSDFGLAKLYERGTNPSTTRVVGTLGYLAPELTRTGKPTKSTDVFAFGALLLEVVCGRRPIELKALPEELMLVDWVWEKWRLGAIFEVVDSRLGGEFDELEAVVLLKLGLMCSNNEPKARPTMRQVVRYLDGELPLPEAVEAPQEGT; encoded by the coding sequence ATGGCAGAAAGACTCAAACTTTTCTTCTgggttttctttgttcttctccCAAACCCAGGAAAATCTCAACTTGATGAGCTATTCTTCAATGGGTTCAAAGGTGTAGATGTAGCTAGCAACTTGAGCTTAAATGGTGCTGCACAGATCCAAGACAATGGTGTACTTCAGCTAACAAACAAAACGCAGAGACTATTAGGCCATGCCTTTTACTCAAATCCAATCCAGTTCAAGAACTCCACGGATGGCAAagctttttccttttcaacTTCCTTCGCTTTCGCTATGGTCCCCGAGTATGCTAAGCTTGGAGGCCATGGCCTTGCTTTCACAATCTCTCCGACCAAAGAGATTCCAGGGGCTCTGCCAAGTCAGTATCTTGGTCTGCTCAACAACACCGATCTTGGCAACTTCACCAACCACATATTTGCCGTTGAATTTGACACTGTCCAAGACTTTGGGTTCAGGGACATCAATGACAACCACGTTGGCATTGATATCAATAGCTTAGTATCCAACAAATCTGCCCCGGCTGCTTATTTTGATGTCACTAATAGTTCGATCCAAGTTCTCAATTTGAAGAGTGGTCAGGTAATTCAAGCTTGGATAGAATATGATTCTCAAAGTAATCAATTAGATGTAAAACTTTCACCTTCATCTACTAAACCAAGGTCTCCACTTCTGTCTTTTCACGTAGACCTCTCACTAATTCTTCAAGAATCTATGTATGttggtttttcttcttcaactgGTTTGCTCTCTAGCTCTCACTATATCACGGGTTGGAGCTTTAAGATGAATGGAGAAGCTAAATCTTTGTCTTTGGATCAACTCCCTCCACTCCCAGCAGAGTCTAAAAGAAACGATAACACAGGCGTAATTGTTGGTGTTTCTGTTTCAGCTGCATTAGTAATAATTTTGGTGAGTGGTTTGGCTTTTTACCTCATCAGGAAAATCAAGAAAGCTGATGTGATTGAGGCCTGGGAGCTTGATATTGGTCCACACAGATTTTCTTACAAGGAGCTGGAGAAAGCAACAAGGGGTTTTAGAGACAACGAGCTGCTtgggtttggtgggtttggtCGAGTTTATAAAGGGACACTGTCAAATTCAAACACCCAAGTTGCAGTTAAGCGAATTTCGCATGAATCAAAGCAGGGTTTGCAAGCATTCATATCAGAGATTGCTAGTATTGGTCGGCTTCAACATAGAAATTTGGTTCAATTATTTGGATGGTGTCGGCGAGGAGCAGATTTGTTACTTGTTTATGACTTTATGCCTAATGGAAGCTTGGACAAGTACATATTTGATGAGCCTAAAACAATTCTGAGCTGGAAGCAGAGGTTTAGTATCATCAAAGGTGTGGCTTCAGGGCTTTTATATTTACATGAAGAGTGGGAACAAACTGTGATTCACAGGGACATCAAGGCAGGGAATGTTTTATTAGATTCTGAGCTAAATGCACGGCTTAGTGACTTTGGTCTTGCTAAACTATACGAGCGTGGCACCAATCCAAGCACTACAAGGGTTGTGGGCACATTGGGTTATCTAGCCCCTGAGCTCACACGCACAGGCAAGCCCACAAAAAGCACAGATGTGTTTGCATTTGGTGCTTTGTTGCTAGAAGTGGTATGTGGTAGAAGACCTATTGAGCTTAAAGCATTGCCTGAGGAGCTCATGTTGGTGGATTGGGTGTGGGAGAAATGGAGACTGGGTGCAATATTTGAAGTTGTGGATTCAAGATTGGGGGGTGAGTTTGATGAGCTTGAAGCTGTTGTGTTGCTCAAACTAGGCTTGATGTGTTCCAACAATGAGCCTAAGGCACGCCCCACAATGAGGCAagtggtaaggtacttggatggAGAGCTACCACTGCCTGAGGCTGTGGAAGCACCACAGGAAGGGACCTAG
- the LOC126707294 gene encoding cationic peroxidase 2-like, with product MESARLIQTSLLVFLLLALSVSYVHCQVTRVGFYSKTCPRAESIVRSTVQTHFRSNPSVAPGLLRMHFHDCFVQGCDASVLIDGPNTEKTAGPNLGLRGYEVIDDAKTQLEAACPGVVSCADILALSARDSVVLTNGPNWQVPTGRRDGRVSLASDTTNLPGFTDSIDVQKQKFSAKGLNAQDLVTLVGGHTIGTSACQFFMYRLYNFTTTGNGADPSINPSFLPQLRALCPQNGDATRRVGLDTGSENRFDASFFSNLRNGRGVLESDQQLWTDASTKTLVQRFLGIRGLLGLSFNVEFGRSMVKMSNVGVKSGTEGEIRKVCSAVN from the exons ATGGAGAGTGCACGTTTGATCCAAACATCCCTTTTGGTGTTTCTCTTGCTCGCATTGAGTGTTTCTTATGTACATTGCCAAGTCACACGTGTTGGGTTCTACTCCAAAACATGCCCTCGAGCTGAATCTATTGTTCGCTCAACCGTTCAAACACATTTCAGATCTAACCCCAGTGTGGCTCCTGGATTGTTAAGGATGCACTTTCATGACTGTTTTGTGCAGGGTTGCGATGCTTCTGTACTTATTGATGGGCCTAACACTGAGAAAACAGCCGGACCTAACCTTGGTTTGAGAGGATATGAAGTTATTGATGATGCTAAGACTCAGCTTGAAGCTGCATGTCCTGGCGTTGTTTCTTGTGCTGATATTCTTGCCCTTTCTGCCCGTGATTCAGTTGTTTTG ACCAATGGACCAAATTGGCAGGTGCCAACTGGACGCAGAGATGGCCGGGTATCATTGGCCTCTGATACTACCAATTTGCCTGGTTTTACAGACTCCATCGATGTGCAAAAGCAAAAGTTTTCAGCTAAGGGTCTAAACGCTCAAGATCTTGTTACCCTTGTTG GTGGCCACACCATTGGTACTTCAGCTTGCCAGTTCTTCATGTACAGACTGTATAACTTCACTACAACTGGAAATGGTGCCGATCCTAGCATCAACCCAAGTTTCCTCCCTCAATTACGAGCACTCTGCCCGCAAAATGGTGATGCCACAAGGCGTGTTGGACTAGACACTGGTAGCGAAAACAGATTCGATGCGTCTTTCTTCTCAAACTTGAGGAACGGTCGAGGAGTACTCGAGTCTGACCAGCAATTATGGACTGATGCGTCCACAAAAACTTTAGTTCAGCGCTTTTTAGGCATCAGAGGCTTGCTTGGGTTAAGCTTCAATGTCGAGTTTGGAAGGTCCATGGTGAAGATGAGCAACGTTGGTGTCAAGTCTGGTACTGAAGGGGAAATTCGCAAAGTGTGTTCTGCGGTCAACTGA